In Synechococcus sp. RS9909, one genomic interval encodes:
- a CDS encoding phytanoyl-CoA dioxygenase family protein produces the protein MPAAAWIDRQGVMRGFCAVTKVERIRSLIQQPSASESSLEASVRGYGQHWDFRENLWKDHPELERWLLEGEPAQLAADLLSSDRVWLLRDQTYCKRPGSEHTPWHQDALFIPVEGCEFLTIWIPLSSIRSQADAPLEYWRAPHPCCELLDGSSSSSSHSQNRRTWTADGRDHATTLGLKPGDCSYHDGWTLHGSDRHEAASERLAIVAVYGCGEGVLRLAPAMSLAPQSLRGQSHLLREGLHRSCFPGLREGDPVPSHHNPWIRCSPRKELT, from the coding sequence GTGCCTGCTGCAGCCTGGATCGATCGCCAGGGGGTGATGCGCGGATTCTGCGCGGTCACCAAGGTGGAGCGGATCCGCTCCCTGATTCAGCAGCCATCCGCCTCAGAGAGCTCACTCGAAGCGAGCGTGCGGGGCTACGGCCAGCACTGGGACTTTCGCGAAAATCTCTGGAAAGACCACCCGGAACTGGAGCGCTGGCTGCTTGAGGGAGAACCGGCCCAACTGGCCGCCGATCTTCTCAGCAGTGATCGGGTGTGGCTGCTGCGCGATCAGACCTACTGCAAGCGCCCCGGCAGTGAACACACCCCCTGGCACCAGGATGCCCTGTTCATTCCGGTGGAGGGCTGCGAGTTCCTCACGATCTGGATCCCCCTCAGCTCGATCCGATCCCAGGCCGACGCACCACTGGAGTATTGGCGCGCGCCCCATCCCTGCTGTGAGCTGCTGGATGGCAGCAGCAGCAGCAGCAGCCACAGCCAAAATCGACGCACCTGGACAGCCGATGGGCGTGACCACGCCACGACGCTGGGCCTGAAGCCTGGGGATTGCAGCTACCACGACGGCTGGACCCTGCATGGCAGCGATCGCCACGAGGCCGCCAGTGAACGGCTGGCGATTGTGGCCGTGTATGGCTGCGGAGAAGGGGTGCTGCGACTGGCCCCGGCCATGAGCCTGGCTCCGCAGAGCCTGCGCGGCCAATCCCACCTGCTGCGTGAAGGCCTCCATCGTTCCTGCTTCCCTGGCTTGCGGGAGGGTGACCCCGTGCCGAGCCATCACAACCCCTGGATTCGCTGCAGCCCTCGAAAAGAACTCACCTAA
- a CDS encoding Nif11-like leader peptide family RiPP precursor — protein sequence MASQDLEAFLNSIDSSPDLQDQLSSLDLQGVLSLAREKGFQVRAADLLRAQAEQILAMSDDDLDLLVEGGIDDLFGMNDFQAYLDRT from the coding sequence ATGGCCAGCCAAGATCTCGAGGCCTTTCTCAACAGCATCGACAGCAGCCCCGACCTGCAGGACCAGCTCAGCAGCCTCGATCTCCAGGGGGTACTGAGCCTGGCCAGGGAGAAGGGATTTCAGGTGAGGGCAGCCGACCTGCTCCGGGCCCAGGCGGAGCAGATCCTGGCGATGAGCGACGACGACCTCGATCTACTGGTGGAGGGCGGCATCGACGACCTCTTCGGCATGAACGACTTCCAGGCCTATCTGGATCGCACCTGA
- the hisS gene encoding histidine--tRNA ligase, giving the protein MTQLQSLRGMVDLLPEQTRRWQAVEAVVRAQMQRWCCEEIRTPLLEVTELFARGIGEGTDVVGKEMYSFIDRGDRSCTLRPEGTASVVRAALQNGLLAQGVQRLWYGGPMFRYERPQAGRQRQFHQIGVEWLGVSTAASDAEVIALAWDLLAELGVTGLALEVNSLGTPEDRKLYRSTLVAWLEKRSDALDPDAQQRLQTNPLRILDSKHPQTKAVLQDAPTLEQSLAPSSRARFEAVLEALQDLAIPVQRNPHLVRGLDYYGHTAFEITSNQLGAQATVCGGGRYDGLVQQLGGPPTPAIGWALGMERLLLVLEAAAQVDPAGRAAQLVRAQGPVAYVVHRGEAAARQALVLCRGLRQRGVAVELDATGSAFAKQFKRADRSGADWALVLGDAEVERGVVKLKPLQAEVGETAQEELPVADLDRLALCLGH; this is encoded by the coding sequence ATGACGCAACTGCAGAGCCTGCGCGGCATGGTGGATCTGCTGCCGGAGCAGACCCGGCGCTGGCAGGCGGTGGAGGCCGTGGTTCGGGCTCAGATGCAGCGGTGGTGCTGTGAAGAGATTCGAACACCCCTCCTGGAAGTCACCGAATTGTTTGCCCGCGGCATCGGCGAGGGCACCGATGTGGTGGGTAAGGAGATGTATTCCTTCATCGATCGGGGTGATCGCTCCTGCACGCTTCGGCCGGAGGGAACGGCCTCCGTGGTGCGCGCGGCCCTGCAGAACGGCCTCCTCGCCCAGGGGGTGCAACGCCTCTGGTACGGCGGCCCGATGTTCCGCTACGAGCGACCCCAGGCTGGCCGACAACGCCAGTTTCACCAGATCGGGGTCGAATGGCTCGGCGTCTCCACAGCCGCCAGCGATGCCGAGGTGATCGCCCTTGCCTGGGATCTCCTCGCGGAACTGGGCGTGACGGGTCTGGCCCTGGAGGTCAACAGCCTCGGCACTCCGGAAGACCGAAAGCTATACCGCAGCACGCTGGTGGCCTGGTTGGAGAAGCGAAGCGACGCCCTCGATCCCGACGCTCAGCAGCGGCTGCAGACCAATCCCCTGCGCATTCTCGACAGCAAACACCCCCAGACCAAGGCGGTGCTGCAGGACGCTCCCACCCTCGAGCAGAGCCTTGCTCCGTCCAGCCGGGCTCGCTTTGAGGCCGTGCTCGAGGCGTTGCAGGATCTGGCGATTCCTGTGCAGCGCAACCCCCATCTGGTGCGTGGTCTGGATTACTACGGCCACACCGCCTTTGAAATCACCAGCAACCAGCTGGGTGCCCAGGCCACCGTGTGTGGAGGCGGTCGATACGACGGCTTGGTGCAGCAGTTGGGTGGCCCGCCAACGCCGGCCATCGGCTGGGCCCTCGGCATGGAGCGCCTGTTGCTGGTGCTCGAGGCGGCGGCCCAGGTTGATCCAGCTGGCCGGGCCGCGCAGTTGGTGCGTGCCCAGGGGCCTGTGGCTTATGTGGTGCATCGTGGCGAGGCGGCGGCGCGCCAGGCGCTGGTGCTCTGTCGCGGTTTGCGTCAGCGCGGTGTGGCCGTGGAGCTGGATGCCACCGGATCGGCCTTCGCCAAGCAGTTCAAACGGGCTGATCGCAGCGGCGCTGACTGGGCGCTCGTGCTGGGTGACGCCGAAGTGGAACGGGGCGTTGTGAAGCTCAAGCCCCTGCAGGCTGAAGTCGGCGAGACGGCCCAGGAGGAGCTGCCGGTGGCCGATCTCGATCGACTCGCCCTATGCCTTGGCCATTGA
- a CDS encoding glycosyltransferase family A protein has translation MPAAQKPPADLHGAAIGPRGAAVVTPYHLEPLEWLERCHRSCLDQQGGWALRHVMVADGHPRDDVDAWDVEHIRLPRAHADNGNTPRCLGAISAINQGYWPILFLDADNWYQPWHLDSVVALRHRHPIADVLAMGRQCVLPDGTPIPGLPEEDLEHRHVDTSCYVFYPSAFRALPLWGMMPPALGPVCDRFMLGSLHELGLVIAGTHHPSVVFTTHYSWGYQALDQPVPDDVHDVDWKRVNAGFDPVEVFRRTGLSVQLTRPSVGAPLEASSRGSSVSGPPLDAATTMPTMITSRPTA, from the coding sequence ATGCCCGCAGCTCAGAAGCCCCCCGCAGACCTGCACGGCGCCGCGATCGGGCCCAGGGGAGCTGCGGTGGTGACGCCTTATCACCTCGAACCGCTCGAGTGGCTGGAGCGTTGTCATCGCAGCTGCCTGGATCAGCAGGGTGGCTGGGCTCTGCGTCACGTGATGGTGGCGGACGGGCATCCGCGCGACGACGTGGACGCCTGGGATGTGGAGCACATCCGCTTGCCCCGGGCCCATGCCGATAACGGCAACACCCCTCGCTGCCTCGGTGCAATTTCCGCGATCAATCAGGGCTATTGGCCGATCCTGTTTCTCGATGCCGACAACTGGTACCAGCCTTGGCATCTCGACAGTGTGGTTGCCTTGCGTCACCGTCATCCCATTGCTGATGTGCTGGCGATGGGCCGTCAGTGCGTGCTCCCCGACGGCACCCCCATCCCCGGCCTGCCCGAAGAGGACCTGGAGCATCGCCATGTCGACACGTCCTGCTACGTGTTCTATCCCTCCGCTTTTCGTGCCCTGCCCCTGTGGGGGATGATGCCTCCGGCATTAGGCCCTGTGTGCGACCGTTTCATGCTGGGATCACTTCATGAGCTTGGCCTTGTGATCGCCGGCACCCATCACCCGAGCGTCGTCTTCACGACTCACTACAGCTGGGGCTATCAGGCTCTGGACCAGCCTGTTCCCGATGACGTGCATGACGTCGATTGGAAGCGGGTGAATGCCGGCTTTGATCCGGTCGAGGTGTTTCGTCGCACCGGCCTCTCCGTTCAGCTCACGCGGCCGTCGGTCGGTGCGCCTCTGGAAGCGTCCTCTCGGGGGTCGAGCGTCAGTGGTCCTCCCCTGGATGCCGCCACGACCATGCCAACGATGATCACCTCGCGCCCCACGGCATGA
- a CDS encoding nucleotide sugar dehydrogenase gives MTFPSIRTICCIGAGYVGGPTMAVIADRCPAVQVTVVDINQARIEAWNDADLSKLPVYEPGLDAVVGRARGRNLHFSTAVEEQIAAADMVFISVNTPTKTKGLGAGQASDLRWVEACARSVAKAATGHTIVVEKSTLPVRTAEAVQSILAAADPNGGARSFSVLSNPEFLAEGTAIRDLEAPDRVLIGGEDPAAIEALAAIYASWVPDERILRTNLWSSELSKLTANAFLAQRISSINSIAAFCEATGADVREVARAIGTDSRIGPKFLQAGPGFGGSCFQKDILNLVYLCRHFGLPEVADYWESVVQLNTWQQHRIARLVVQKLFGTVTGKRLAILGFAFKADTNDTREAPAIRICRDLLEEGAQLAIHDPKVEPDQIERDLRLSASEAPDAEAGPTRAALSGEGTWWSSAVVEEALAGADAVLILTEWQHYRSLDWAALAPLMRQPAWVFDARSVVDPDQVHAAGLKLWRIGEGQP, from the coding sequence ATGACATTCCCTTCGATCCGCACCATCTGCTGCATCGGCGCCGGCTATGTGGGCGGTCCGACGATGGCGGTGATCGCCGACCGCTGCCCGGCTGTGCAGGTGACGGTGGTGGACATCAACCAGGCCCGCATCGAGGCCTGGAATGACGCTGACCTCAGCAAGCTGCCGGTGTATGAGCCGGGGCTGGATGCGGTGGTGGGCCGGGCCCGCGGCCGCAACCTCCACTTCTCCACCGCCGTGGAGGAGCAGATCGCCGCCGCCGATATGGTGTTCATCTCCGTGAACACCCCCACCAAAACCAAAGGGCTCGGGGCTGGGCAGGCCAGTGACCTGCGCTGGGTCGAGGCCTGCGCCCGCAGCGTCGCCAAAGCCGCCACCGGCCACACGATCGTGGTGGAGAAGAGCACCCTGCCGGTGCGCACCGCCGAGGCGGTTCAGTCGATCCTTGCTGCTGCCGACCCCAACGGCGGCGCGCGCAGTTTCTCGGTGCTCTCCAATCCGGAGTTTCTGGCGGAGGGCACCGCCATCCGCGATCTGGAGGCGCCGGATCGGGTGTTGATCGGCGGTGAGGACCCTGCTGCGATCGAGGCCCTCGCCGCGATCTACGCCAGCTGGGTGCCCGATGAGCGGATTCTGCGCACCAATCTCTGGAGCAGTGAGCTGTCCAAGCTCACCGCCAATGCCTTCCTGGCGCAGCGGATCAGCTCGATCAACAGCATTGCCGCCTTCTGTGAGGCCACCGGCGCCGATGTGCGGGAAGTGGCGCGGGCGATCGGCACCGACAGCCGCATCGGCCCGAAGTTTCTCCAGGCGGGGCCGGGGTTCGGCGGCAGCTGTTTCCAGAAAGACATCCTCAATCTGGTGTATCTCTGTCGCCATTTCGGCCTGCCCGAGGTGGCCGATTACTGGGAGTCGGTGGTGCAGCTCAACACCTGGCAGCAGCACCGCATCGCCAGGCTGGTGGTGCAGAAACTCTTCGGCACGGTGACCGGTAAGCGGTTGGCGATCCTGGGCTTCGCCTTCAAGGCCGACACCAACGACACGCGCGAGGCACCGGCGATCCGCATCTGCCGCGATCTGCTCGAGGAGGGGGCCCAGCTGGCGATCCACGACCCGAAGGTGGAACCGGATCAGATCGAGCGCGACCTGCGTCTGTCCGCCAGTGAGGCGCCCGATGCGGAGGCGGGCCCCACCCGGGCGGCCCTGAGCGGTGAGGGCACCTGGTGGAGCAGCGCTGTGGTGGAGGAGGCCCTGGCCGGTGCCGATGCGGTGCTGATCCTCACGGAATGGCAGCATTACCGCTCACTCGATTGGGCGGCCCTGGCGCCGCTGATGCGTCAGCCCGCCTGGGTGTTTGATGCCCGCTCCGTGGTGGATCCCGATCAGGTGCATGCCGCCGGCCTGAAGCTCTGGCGCATCGGCGAGGGCCAGCCATGA
- a CDS encoding NAD-dependent epimerase yields the protein MNSERSRPVLVTGAAGFIGAALCQRLLERGDRVIGIDNLNSYYDPALKRARLAEVEAVTAAPGAGRWRFEPIALEDADALMALFAAERPAVVVNLAAQAGVRYSLDNPAAYIQSNLVGFGTLLEGCRHHGVENLVYASSSSVYGGNRNLPFHEQQPVNHPVSLYAASKKANELMAHTYSHLYGLPATGLRFFTVYGPWGRPDMAPMLFAKAILAGEPIKVFNHGRMQRDFTYIDDIVEGVLRCCDKPATANPSFDPLAPDPATAAAPHRLFNIGNSEPIELLRFIEVMEQAFGREAIKDFQPMQPGDVVATAADTTALEAWVGFRPSTPIAEGVQRFADWYRNVYSPLQS from the coding sequence ATGAACAGTGAACGTTCGAGGCCGGTGCTCGTCACCGGTGCGGCCGGTTTCATCGGTGCCGCCCTCTGCCAGCGCCTGTTGGAGCGCGGTGATCGGGTGATCGGTATCGACAATCTCAATAGTTACTACGACCCGGCCCTCAAGCGGGCCCGCCTCGCTGAGGTGGAGGCCGTGACCGCTGCACCTGGCGCCGGTCGCTGGCGTTTTGAGCCGATCGCTCTTGAGGATGCTGACGCCCTGATGGCTCTGTTCGCAGCGGAGCGCCCAGCTGTGGTGGTGAATCTCGCCGCCCAGGCTGGCGTGCGCTACTCCCTCGACAATCCTGCTGCCTACATCCAGAGCAATCTGGTGGGCTTCGGGACCCTCCTGGAGGGCTGCCGTCACCACGGTGTGGAGAACCTGGTCTATGCCTCCAGCAGTTCCGTGTATGGCGGCAACCGGAACCTGCCTTTCCACGAGCAGCAACCGGTGAATCACCCGGTGAGCCTTTATGCCGCCAGCAAGAAGGCCAATGAGTTGATGGCCCACACCTACAGCCATCTCTACGGTCTGCCCGCCACCGGTCTGCGCTTTTTCACTGTGTATGGCCCTTGGGGCCGCCCCGACATGGCACCGATGCTGTTCGCCAAGGCGATCCTGGCCGGTGAGCCGATCAAGGTGTTCAACCACGGCCGCATGCAGCGGGATTTCACCTACATCGACGACATCGTGGAAGGGGTGTTGCGCTGCTGCGACAAGCCGGCCACTGCCAATCCCAGCTTCGATCCGCTCGCTCCCGATCCCGCCACGGCGGCAGCCCCCCATCGGCTGTTCAACATCGGCAACAGCGAGCCGATTGAGCTGCTGCGCTTCATCGAGGTGATGGAGCAGGCCTTCGGCCGGGAGGCGATCAAAGACTTTCAGCCGATGCAGCCGGGCGATGTGGTCGCCACCGCAGCCGACACAACCGCCCTGGAGGCCTGGGTGGGGTTCCGCCCTTCCACGCCGATCGCTGAGGGGGTGCAGCGGTTTGCTGACTGGTATCGGAACGTCTACAGCCCCCTTCAGTCGTAG
- a CDS encoding photosystem II reaction center protein J, protein MSGKKSNLPDGRIPDRLPDGRPAVAWRSRWTEGALPLWLVATAGGMAVIFVVGLFFYGSYTGVGSA, encoded by the coding sequence ATGAGCGGCAAGAAATCCAATCTGCCTGACGGTCGCATTCCCGATCGCCTCCCCGACGGTCGACCTGCGGTGGCCTGGCGCTCCCGCTGGACCGAGGGTGCCCTTCCCCTCTGGCTTGTGGCCACCGCCGGCGGCATGGCCGTGATCTTCGTGGTGGGCCTCTTCTTCTACGGCTCCTACACCGGCGTCGGTTCCGCCTGA
- a CDS encoding photosystem II reaction center protein L: protein MQRNPNPNNLPVELNRTSLYLGLLLVFTTGILFSSYFFN from the coding sequence ATGCAGCGCAACCCGAATCCGAACAACCTGCCGGTGGAACTGAACCGCACCAGCCTCTATCTGGGGTTGCTGCTGGTGTTCACCACCGGGATCCTGTTCTCCAGCTACTTCTTCAACTGA
- the psbF gene encoding cytochrome b559 subunit beta — translation MTQSSATSTPRNYPIFTVRWLAVHTLGIPTVFFLGALAAMQFIRR, via the coding sequence ATGACCCAATCATCCGCCACGTCCACGCCGCGCAACTACCCGATCTTCACGGTGCGCTGGCTCGCTGTGCACACCCTGGGCATCCCCACGGTGTTCTTCCTCGGTGCTCTGGCTGCCATGCAGTTCATCCGCCGCTGA